The following are from one region of the Terriglobia bacterium genome:
- the hslU gene encoding ATP-dependent protease ATPase subunit HslU, with product MAIYLPSVAEESDVLLDDLTPKEIVSELDKYVVGQHDAKRAVAIALRNRMRRQKLPPDIAEEIMPKNIIMIGPTGVGKTEIARRLARLANSPFLKVEASKFTEVGYVGRDVESMIRDLVEIAIDMVREEKLEEVTEKAEAQAEERLLDLLLPSTPAAANSTAGFALVTEESSTSRTREKLRNQLREGKLDENMVELEVRERSTPAFEIISNQGVEEMDINIKDMLPNIFGQRTKKRKMKVSEAFEYLVQEEESRLIDMDQVTRTAVERVEQSGIIFLDEIDKIAGRESGHGPDVSREGVQRDILPIVEGTTVNTRYGMVRTDHILFVAAGAFHVSKPSDLIPELQGRFPIRVELKSLTMSDFILILTEPKSSLVKQYTALLETEGLKLTFTREALDEVARFAFQVNEATENIGARRLHTIMERVLDEISFNAPDMQEKGVNVDADYVKKMLADIVKDQDLSRYIL from the coding sequence ATGGCAATCTATCTACCCAGCGTGGCCGAAGAAAGTGACGTCCTGCTGGACGATCTTACCCCCAAAGAAATTGTTTCTGAATTGGATAAATACGTAGTTGGCCAGCATGACGCCAAGCGCGCCGTGGCCATTGCGCTGCGCAACCGCATGCGCCGGCAGAAGCTTCCGCCTGACATTGCGGAAGAGATTATGCCCAAAAACATCATCATGATCGGCCCGACCGGCGTGGGCAAGACTGAGATCGCGCGCCGCCTCGCCCGGCTTGCCAATTCTCCGTTCCTGAAGGTCGAGGCTTCCAAGTTCACTGAGGTCGGCTATGTTGGCCGTGACGTTGAATCGATGATCCGCGACCTGGTGGAAATCGCCATCGATATGGTTCGCGAGGAAAAACTGGAAGAAGTCACGGAAAAAGCCGAGGCGCAGGCGGAAGAGCGCTTGCTCGATCTGTTGCTGCCGTCAACGCCCGCAGCCGCAAATTCCACCGCCGGGTTTGCGCTGGTCACTGAAGAAAGCTCGACTTCCCGCACGCGGGAAAAATTGCGCAACCAGTTGCGTGAGGGCAAACTCGACGAAAACATGGTGGAGCTGGAAGTGCGCGAACGTTCCACGCCTGCGTTTGAAATCATCTCCAACCAGGGCGTTGAAGAGATGGACATCAACATCAAGGACATGCTGCCCAATATTTTTGGCCAGCGCACCAAGAAGCGCAAAATGAAAGTGAGCGAAGCGTTTGAGTATCTGGTGCAGGAAGAAGAATCGCGGCTGATCGATATGGACCAGGTAACGCGCACGGCCGTGGAGCGCGTGGAGCAATCCGGCATCATCTTTCTTGACGAAATCGACAAGATCGCCGGACGCGAAAGTGGTCACGGGCCAGATGTCTCGCGTGAAGGCGTGCAGCGTGACATTCTGCCAATCGTGGAAGGCACCACCGTCAATACTCGCTACGGCATGGTGCGCACCGACCATATCCTGTTCGTTGCGGCCGGCGCATTCCACGTCTCCAAACCGAGCGATCTCATCCCTGAATTGCAGGGACGATTTCCGATCCGCGTGGAGCTGAAATCATTAACCATGTCAGACTTCATTCTCATTCTGACTGAACCAAAGTCTTCACTGGTAAAGCAGTACACGGCGCTGTTGGAAACCGAGGGCCTGAAGCTGACGTTTACGCGCGAAGCGCTTGATGAAGTTGCCCGCTTCGCCTTCCAGGTGAATGAAGCCACGGAGAACATCGGCGCGCGCCGGCTGCATACCATCATGGAGCGCGTGCTCGATGAAATCAGCTTCAACGCGCCGGACATGCAAGAGAAGGGCGTCAACGTGGATGCCGACTATGTGAAGAAAATGCTGGCCGATATCGTGAAGGACCAGGATTTATCGCGGTATATCCTCTGA
- a CDS encoding CADD family putative folate metabolism protein, which yields MNTQEFRKELHARIVRHDLLTHPFYQAWAKGELTREDLRFYAMQYFHHVAAFPDYLEMFESRPQLDGELMQAVAENRAGEDGHAELWLDFAEGMGADRARVSSEQPLAEIQDLIDTFQNVAREGSAAEGLAAFYAYESQVPRIAQEKARGLLEMYGADARTCAYFTVHQTADVHHARVWDEQLEKQVHGDADGQTKALQAAERIALALWRVLDGIERQRSARSN from the coding sequence ATGAATACTCAGGAATTCCGCAAAGAGCTTCATGCGCGCATCGTTCGGCACGACTTGTTGACGCATCCGTTTTACCAGGCTTGGGCCAAAGGCGAACTCACGCGCGAAGACCTTCGCTTCTACGCCATGCAGTACTTTCATCATGTCGCGGCGTTTCCGGATTACCTTGAGATGTTTGAGTCGCGTCCGCAGCTCGACGGTGAACTCATGCAGGCCGTAGCTGAAAACCGGGCCGGGGAAGACGGCCACGCAGAGCTGTGGCTGGATTTTGCGGAAGGTATGGGAGCGGACCGCGCCCGCGTGTCCAGCGAGCAGCCGCTTGCGGAGATCCAGGATTTGATTGATACCTTCCAGAATGTTGCCCGCGAGGGCTCAGCCGCAGAGGGGCTGGCTGCTTTTTACGCGTATGAATCGCAGGTGCCACGGATCGCCCAGGAAAAAGCCCGAGGCCTGCTGGAGATGTACGGCGCTGATGCCAGAACCTGCGCTTACTTCACCGTCCATCAAACGGCGGACGTGCACCATGCGCGCGTGTGGGACGAGCAACTGGAAAAACAGGTGCATGGTGACGCTGATGGCCAGACGAAGGCGCTGCAAGCCGCGGAAAGAATTGCCCTGGCGCTCTGGCGGGTACTGGACGGCATTGAACGGCAGAGATCGGCTAGAAGTAATTAG
- a CDS encoding fibronectin type III domain-containing protein — MAIAIPHPLVCNNANTAQGFQSRGSGFHAAILILALSTLLGCGVPGAPLPPSADIPRFVGDLKAVRKGDTVTLTWTTPTETSDGELIRKPGKMLVQRALRSGPNSDLVFQTISELPLQPTLKEGRGDQATARDTLTNVLHSGGPDFAVYTVLAEGHNGKSFGLPNRVSVPLAPNLPPPQKVAAKAVPTGVMISWEESGSAQPVANPQTQYVYKLMRRLQGAKDPVLVTQLNVSDHPASFIDTGIEWEKSYQYWIVSVTVWQDENRKGEIEGEDSPVVDVLAHDSFPPANPSGIEAVYSPAAQNSFIDITWTANTEPDLAGYNIYRHRENESPVKINSELVKTPRFADPGVQPGMKYFYSVTAVDLRGNESGKSEETSETVPKD; from the coding sequence ATGGCCATAGCGATCCCTCACCCCCTCGTTTGTAACAATGCGAACACCGCACAAGGCTTCCAGTCGCGGGGTTCGGGATTTCATGCAGCCATCCTTATCCTCGCCCTCTCCACTCTTCTCGGCTGCGGCGTCCCAGGCGCTCCGCTGCCTCCGTCGGCAGACATTCCTCGATTTGTGGGCGATCTCAAGGCCGTTCGCAAAGGAGACACGGTCACGCTGACGTGGACCACGCCAACTGAAACCAGCGATGGCGAATTGATTCGCAAGCCGGGCAAGATGCTGGTGCAACGCGCACTGCGGTCAGGACCGAATTCAGACCTTGTGTTCCAGACTATTTCCGAGTTGCCTTTGCAGCCTACCTTGAAAGAGGGTCGCGGTGACCAGGCTACCGCTAGAGACACGTTGACGAATGTTTTACATTCCGGCGGCCCTGACTTCGCGGTTTACACGGTGCTGGCGGAGGGCCACAACGGAAAATCGTTTGGACTGCCGAACCGCGTTTCCGTACCCTTGGCTCCCAATCTGCCGCCGCCCCAGAAGGTAGCGGCAAAGGCGGTTCCTACCGGGGTGATGATCAGTTGGGAGGAATCCGGCTCTGCCCAGCCAGTCGCAAATCCGCAAACGCAGTATGTCTATAAGCTGATGCGGCGGTTGCAGGGCGCAAAAGATCCTGTGCTGGTGACCCAACTTAATGTCAGTGACCACCCTGCAAGCTTTATCGACACGGGCATTGAATGGGAAAAGAGTTACCAGTACTGGATTGTTTCCGTCACGGTGTGGCAGGATGAAAATCGCAAAGGCGAAATCGAAGGCGAGGACTCACCGGTTGTCGATGTGTTGGCGCACGATTCATTCCCGCCAGCGAATCCTTCAGGGATTGAGGCCGTCTATAGCCCTGCGGCACAGAATTCTTTCATCGACATTACATGGACCGCCAACACTGAACCTGACCTGGCAGGCTACAACATCTATCGTCACCGTGAAAATGAATCGCCGGTAAAGATCAATTCAGAGCTGGTCAAGACGCCGCGCTTTGCCGATCCGGGAGTCCAGCCGGGAATGAAATATTTTTATTCCGTCACGGCCGTTGACCTGCGCGGCAATGAAAGCGGCAAGTCAGAAGAAACATCGGAAACCGTACCGAAAGATTAA
- the ggt gene encoding gamma-glutamyltransferase, which yields MTVLRKLLICKLVVCCIAAAELGHAQGLRPVHARKAMVVSIHPQASQVGADILRQGGNAVDAAVATGFALAVVHPAAGNIGGGGFMLLRKANGELHFLDFREKAPKAATRDMYLDAQGNVVPNASLIGYKAIGVPGSVAGLLYAQQHWGKLPLRAVMAPAIKLAREGVRLTYQEAHSMRYEENSTTNLEEDRVFLGDARRIFQRNGKFYEPGEIFRQPELARTLERIAANPKVNEFYKGAMAQELAAEIKRGGGLITAEDLAEYEVKERRPIRGTYRGYEVISAPPPSSGGITLMETLNILEGYNLAKMGNRSADSMHVTVEAFRRAFFDRAELLGDSDFSQIPVAQLIDKKYAEAWRESLDTMRATDSKDVHRPSGFGELDRPAALHPPFTGRESNNTTHYSVVDAQGNAVAVTTTLNDSFGAAVTAGKLGFVLNDEMDDFTSKPGVPNGYGLIQGEANAIAPGKRPLSAMAPTIVLKDGKLFMVLGSPGGPRIISTVANILMGVIDYGLDIQQAVNAPRFHHQWEPDEIDIEKNGISPDTIKLLQARGHKIKAEGYWSDGECIAVDPKTGELLGAPDGRSGGKAVGY from the coding sequence ATGACAGTTCTGCGTAAACTTCTGATATGTAAGCTAGTTGTCTGCTGCATCGCAGCGGCTGAGCTGGGTCACGCCCAAGGCTTGCGGCCAGTCCATGCCCGCAAGGCCATGGTGGTCAGCATTCACCCGCAGGCTTCCCAAGTGGGCGCGGACATTTTGCGCCAGGGTGGCAACGCCGTGGATGCAGCCGTGGCCACAGGTTTTGCGCTGGCTGTCGTCCATCCTGCGGCAGGCAATATTGGCGGCGGCGGTTTCATGCTGCTGCGCAAAGCCAACGGAGAGCTGCACTTTCTCGACTTCCGTGAGAAAGCTCCCAAAGCCGCCACCCGTGACATGTATCTAGATGCGCAGGGAAATGTGGTTCCCAATGCCAGTCTCATTGGATACAAAGCCATCGGCGTGCCCGGTTCAGTGGCAGGACTGCTTTACGCGCAACAACATTGGGGCAAGCTTCCACTCCGCGCCGTAATGGCTCCAGCTATCAAGCTGGCGCGTGAGGGTGTCCGGCTGACATATCAGGAAGCGCACTCCATGCGCTATGAAGAAAATTCCACTACCAACCTGGAAGAAGATCGCGTGTTTCTGGGCGATGCCCGCCGGATATTCCAGCGTAACGGCAAGTTCTATGAGCCGGGAGAAATCTTCCGCCAGCCCGAACTGGCTAGAACGCTGGAGCGGATTGCCGCCAATCCTAAAGTCAATGAGTTTTATAAAGGAGCAATGGCGCAGGAATTGGCTGCAGAAATCAAGCGCGGCGGCGGACTCATTACCGCGGAAGATCTGGCTGAATATGAGGTGAAGGAACGGCGGCCAATTCGGGGAACCTATCGCGGTTATGAAGTCATCAGCGCTCCGCCGCCTAGTTCCGGCGGCATCACGCTCATGGAGACGCTGAACATTCTGGAAGGCTACAATCTGGCCAAGATGGGCAATCGCTCTGCCGATTCAATGCACGTTACCGTTGAAGCCTTTCGCCGGGCGTTTTTTGATCGCGCAGAGTTGCTGGGTGATTCCGATTTCAGCCAGATTCCCGTGGCCCAGTTGATCGACAAAAAATATGCCGAGGCATGGCGCGAGTCGTTGGACACGATGCGCGCCACAGATAGCAAAGACGTCCACCGGCCTTCCGGCTTTGGCGAGCTTGATCGTCCGGCCGCGCTGCATCCGCCTTTTACCGGCCGCGAATCGAACAACACGACGCACTATTCTGTGGTTGACGCGCAGGGGAATGCTGTGGCCGTGACGACCACACTCAATGATAGCTTTGGGGCTGCAGTGACTGCAGGCAAACTGGGCTTTGTTCTCAATGACGAGATGGACGATTTCACTTCCAAACCCGGAGTACCGAACGGCTATGGACTGATCCAGGGCGAGGCCAATGCAATTGCGCCGGGAAAGCGTCCGCTCAGCGCCATGGCGCCAACAATCGTGCTGAAAGATGGCAAGCTTTTCATGGTCCTGGGCTCACCCGGCGGTCCGCGCATCATCAGCACCGTGGCCAATATCCTGATGGGCGTAATCGATTACGGGCTGGATATTCAGCAGGCAGTCAACGCGCCGCGTTTCCATCACCAGTGGGAGCCGGATGAAATTGACATTGAGAAGAACGGAATCTCACCGGACACGATCAAGCTGCTGCAGGCGCGCGGCCACAAGATCAAGGCAGAAGGCTATTGGAGTGACGGCGAGTGCATAGCTGTGGATCCAAAGACCGGTGAGCTGCTGGGCGCGCCCGACGGGCGCAGTGGGGGAAAGGCGGTAGGCTACTGA
- a CDS encoding sugar phosphate isomerase/epimerase produces the protein MSSHVYIKRRLHPGLLDAMVRGGAQAVEIFAARGHFNYHDKDHVKEIGNWFKSEKIEFHSMHAPIYMDNNFHSGGQPVNIVDPDKRNRIDAMDEIKRAIEVAEYVPFRYLIQHIGKTDEYDDPRKFENALSGIEHLRAFARPLGVSLLLENTPNDLATPEKLKELIRLLRYEDLGVCFDVGHAHMMSSVHQAFSVLEDRVRSTHIHDNKRDKDSHLWPGEGTIDWEQTMQSLRAATGQPAMLLEIEGTEDMDVPRKMAECYGKLESAGVAAE, from the coding sequence ATGTCGAGTCACGTGTATATCAAGCGGCGGCTGCATCCCGGCCTGCTGGACGCCATGGTCCGCGGCGGAGCGCAAGCGGTGGAAATTTTTGCCGCCCGTGGCCACTTCAACTATCACGATAAAGACCACGTGAAGGAGATAGGCAACTGGTTCAAATCAGAAAAGATTGAATTTCATTCCATGCACGCGCCCATTTACATGGATAACAATTTCCATTCCGGCGGACAGCCCGTCAACATTGTTGATCCGGACAAGCGGAACCGCATCGACGCCATGGACGAGATCAAGCGCGCGATTGAAGTGGCGGAGTACGTGCCTTTCCGCTACCTGATCCAGCACATTGGCAAGACCGATGAATATGACGATCCGCGCAAGTTTGAGAATGCGCTGAGCGGCATTGAACACCTGCGCGCTTTTGCCCGGCCGCTAGGCGTGAGCCTGCTGCTGGAAAATACCCCGAACGATCTAGCGACCCCCGAAAAGCTGAAAGAATTGATACGGCTCCTGCGCTATGAAGATCTGGGCGTTTGCTTTGACGTAGGCCACGCCCACATGATGAGTTCCGTTCACCAGGCGTTCAGCGTGCTTGAAGATCGCGTCCGTTCTACGCATATCCATGACAATAAGCGAGACAAAGACTCTCATCTGTGGCCGGGCGAAGGCACCATTGACTGGGAGCAGACAATGCAGTCGTTGCGTGCCGCTACCGGCCAACCGGCCATGCTGCTGGAAATTGAAGGCACGGAAGACATGGACGTCCCGAGAAAAATGGCGGAATGCTACGGGAAGCTGGAGAGCGCGGGCGTGGCAGCGGAATAG
- the asnS gene encoding asparagine--tRNA ligase, which produces METTTQAPVTTIAEVGRHDGQAVTIRGWLYNKRESGKLIFPIFRDGTGVIQGVVPKNQVTPEVFDALKNLTDESSVIVTGKIRADQRAPGGYEMDVVDVKVLQRVPEDDPFPIAKKEHGIDFLMENRHLWVRTPRQTAILRVRAEIIRAARNFFDERGFTLTDPPILTPAACEGTSTLFEVDYFDEQAFLTQSGQLYIEAMAMALGKVYSFGPTFRAEKSKTRRHLTEFWMVEPEVAYAELDDIMQLGEELISHLVQSAVTNRKADLETIGRDVTKLANIKPPFPRITYDEAVKMLQEGHAKGQVEAKFEYGGDFGSPDETYLSSQFDKPVMVHRYPAKVKAFYMEPDPQRPDLALCVDVLAPEGYGEIIGGSQRIGNYELLLKRIREHDLPEAAFKWYLDLRKFGGVPHSGFGMGIERAVAWVCGLEHVRETIPFARTLTRIYP; this is translated from the coding sequence ATGGAAACCACGACACAGGCACCAGTAACAACGATTGCAGAAGTTGGCCGGCATGACGGCCAGGCCGTCACCATTCGGGGCTGGCTCTACAACAAGCGCGAGAGCGGCAAGCTGATCTTTCCCATCTTCCGCGACGGCACGGGCGTGATCCAAGGGGTCGTCCCCAAAAATCAGGTCACGCCAGAGGTATTTGACGCGCTCAAAAATCTCACCGATGAATCAAGCGTGATCGTGACGGGAAAAATCCGCGCGGACCAGCGGGCTCCAGGCGGCTATGAAATGGATGTTGTGGACGTGAAGGTCCTGCAACGCGTGCCGGAAGATGATCCGTTTCCCATCGCCAAAAAGGAGCATGGCATTGATTTCTTGATGGAGAATCGCCATCTCTGGGTGCGCACACCGAGGCAGACGGCCATCCTGCGCGTGCGTGCGGAAATTATCCGCGCGGCGCGCAACTTTTTTGATGAACGCGGCTTCACGCTCACTGATCCGCCGATTCTCACCCCAGCGGCCTGCGAAGGTACGTCAACTTTGTTTGAGGTCGACTACTTTGACGAACAGGCTTTTCTCACGCAGTCCGGCCAGCTCTATATTGAAGCCATGGCCATGGCGCTGGGCAAGGTCTATTCATTCGGCCCCACGTTCCGCGCGGAAAAATCCAAGACGCGCCGCCACCTGACGGAATTCTGGATGGTCGAGCCCGAAGTTGCTTATGCCGAGCTCGATGACATTATGCAACTGGGAGAAGAGCTCATCAGCCATCTGGTGCAAAGCGCGGTAACCAACCGCAAAGCCGATCTGGAAACGATTGGCCGTGATGTAACCAAACTGGCCAACATCAAGCCGCCGTTCCCCCGCATCACCTATGATGAAGCTGTAAAAATGCTGCAGGAAGGTCATGCCAAAGGCCAGGTCGAGGCGAAGTTTGAGTATGGCGGCGATTTTGGCTCACCCGACGAGACATACCTTTCATCGCAGTTTGACAAGCCGGTGATGGTGCATCGCTATCCGGCCAAGGTGAAAGCGTTTTATATGGAGCCTGATCCGCAGCGTCCGGATTTGGCGCTTTGTGTGGACGTGCTGGCCCCGGAAGGTTATGGCGAGATCATTGGCGGATCGCAGCGCATTGGCAATTATGAACTCCTGCTGAAGCGCATACGGGAACACGACCTGCCCGAAGCGGCGTTCAAGTGGTATCTGGACCTGCGCAAGTTTGGCGGAGTTCCGCACTCCGGATTCGGCATGGGAATTGAGCGTGCCGTGGCCTGGGTATGCGGGCTGGAGCACGTGCGGGAAACTATTCCGTTTGCCCGAACATTGACCCGTATTTATCCATAG
- the rocF gene encoding arginase has translation MTPETTTTAPAAIKTEPANPPVVADNIVPKKIRILGVPLDLGASRRGVDMGPSAVRVAGLEARLEQLGHIVEDGGNIAVAIAEQKKSGDPHAKYLKEITATCTKHAEQVFKTLEAGKFPLVLGGDHSVAAGTMAGVAEFFRQQRRVQEQKVGLIWIDAHADINTPDTSPSGNVHGMPLAAIMGLGPSDLRDIYGFSPKVQPENCVLVGVRDVDAREKENIKETGIEVYTMRDIDERGMRTVIEEALRIAGRNTAGYHVSLDMDWIDPEDAPGVGTPVRGGASYREAHLAMEIISDHGRMTSFEIVEVNPVIDEHNRTADLAVELALSAFGKKIL, from the coding sequence ATGACTCCGGAAACTACAACAACGGCGCCAGCAGCCATCAAGACAGAACCTGCCAATCCGCCTGTGGTGGCGGACAACATTGTTCCCAAGAAGATCAGGATTCTTGGCGTGCCGCTGGACCTTGGCGCTTCTCGCCGCGGCGTGGATATGGGACCTTCCGCGGTACGTGTCGCTGGACTTGAAGCGCGGCTGGAGCAACTGGGCCACATAGTAGAGGACGGCGGCAATATCGCCGTGGCGATTGCCGAGCAAAAAAAATCGGGTGATCCGCACGCCAAGTATCTGAAAGAAATTACCGCTACCTGCACCAAGCATGCAGAGCAGGTATTTAAAACCTTGGAAGCGGGAAAATTCCCCCTTGTCCTGGGTGGCGATCATTCAGTGGCAGCGGGCACAATGGCGGGCGTGGCCGAATTTTTCCGCCAGCAGCGGCGCGTGCAGGAGCAGAAGGTCGGCTTGATCTGGATTGATGCGCATGCCGATATCAACACGCCAGACACTTCTCCCAGCGGCAACGTGCACGGCATGCCGTTGGCCGCCATCATGGGACTGGGGCCTTCTGACCTGCGCGACATTTACGGCTTCTCGCCTAAAGTCCAGCCAGAAAACTGCGTGCTGGTGGGCGTGCGCGATGTGGACGCGCGGGAAAAAGAAAACATCAAGGAGACCGGAATTGAGGTTTACACCATGCGCGATATCGATGAGCGCGGCATGCGCACGGTGATTGAAGAAGCTCTGCGCATTGCCGGACGCAACACCGCCGGTTACCACGTTTCGCTCGACATGGACTGGATCGATCCAGAGGACGCTCCCGGGGTCGGAACACCGGTACGGGGCGGCGCTAGTTATCGTGAAGCCCATCTTGCCATGGAAATTATTTCGGACCACGGCCGCATGACCAGCTTTGAGATTGTTGAAGTCAACCCAGTCATTGATGAGCATAATCGGACCGCCGATCTGGCCGTAGAACTGGCGCTTTCAGCGTTTGGGAAAAAGATCCTCTAG